In Ignavibacteria bacterium, a single window of DNA contains:
- the kdsA gene encoding 3-deoxy-8-phosphooctulonate synthase, which translates to MLPNYFKKELGLKNLNNFLLISGPCVVESKSVVFKTCEKLKTITDKLKIPFIFKASYKKANRTSGKSFKGIDFDKAVSILERVRYEFNVPVLTDVHSALEAELLGDIVDVIQIPAFLCRQTDILEAAGNTNKIVNIKKGQFLAPQDIVYQAKKVEATGNKKIMLTERGSTFGYQNLVVDFRSFPIMKKFGYPVIFDATHSVQMPSKENGVSGGNPEFIEPLAKAACAIGVDGFFFEAHPNPAKALSDGSNMMKLDKMEELLKKLLAIYRKL; encoded by the coding sequence ATGTTACCGAATTACTTTAAGAAAGAATTAGGGCTGAAGAATCTAAACAACTTCTTGCTGATATCGGGTCCGTGTGTTGTTGAGAGCAAGAGTGTAGTTTTTAAGACATGCGAGAAACTAAAGACCATAACTGATAAGCTTAAGATACCCTTTATATTCAAGGCTTCATACAAGAAGGCAAACAGAACATCGGGGAAATCGTTCAAGGGAATTGATTTTGATAAAGCGGTATCAATACTTGAGAGAGTGCGATATGAGTTTAATGTACCTGTACTTACTGATGTTCATTCGGCTTTGGAAGCAGAACTACTTGGGGATATAGTTGACGTAATTCAGATTCCAGCATTTCTTTGCAGGCAAACTGATATACTTGAAGCAGCGGGAAACACGAATAAAATAGTTAACATTAAGAAGGGACAGTTTTTAGCTCCGCAGGATATAGTATATCAAGCGAAGAAAGTTGAGGCAACGGGCAATAAGAAAATTATGCTTACAGAAAGAGGAAGTACATTTGGTTACCAAAACCTTGTAGTTGATTTCAGAAGCTTTCCGATAATGAAGAAGTTTGGTTATCCTGTTATATTTGACGCGACACATTCTGTTCAGATGCCTTCAAAGGAGAACGGAGTGAGCGGTGGAAATCCTGAATTTATTGAACCGCTTGCAAAGGCAGCATGCGCAATCGGGGTTGACGGATTTTTCTTTGAAGCACATCCGAATCCTGCTAAAGCATTAAGCGACGGGTCGAACATGATGAAGCTTGACAAGATGGAAGAACTCTTAAAGAAATTACTTGCAATCTACAGAAAATTATAG
- a CDS encoding RNA methyltransferase produces the protein MTEKRLNKFREVVSKRQKYLTLVLENLHDPHNVSAIFRTAESVGIDKVYLIYNGEEKFPRISKVSSASAKKWVEVVKFDSVKKCFAELKKQKFKIYSTHMEENKKNLSLFDIDLTKRVALVFGNEHRGVSDEARKHSDKNFLIPMVGMVQSLNVSVSVAVCIYEAMRQRIGAGMYDKSAYTAKELKQKLTDYLNR, from the coding sequence TTGACAGAAAAAAGGCTAAATAAGTTCAGAGAGGTAGTATCTAAACGGCAGAAATATCTAACACTGGTGCTTGAGAATCTGCATGATCCTCACAACGTAAGTGCAATATTCAGGACAGCAGAATCAGTTGGAATAGATAAAGTTTATCTTATTTATAACGGAGAGGAGAAGTTTCCGAGGATAAGCAAAGTATCTTCTGCGAGTGCTAAGAAGTGGGTTGAGGTTGTGAAGTTTGATTCTGTAAAGAAATGCTTTGCAGAACTTAAGAAACAGAAGTTCAAGATTTATTCAACTCACATGGAAGAGAATAAGAAGAATCTATCCTTGTTTGATATTGATTTAACAAAGAGAGTTGCGCTTGTGTTCGGGAATGAGCACAGAGGGGTATCGGATGAGGCTAGGAAACATTCTGACAAGAACTTTCTGATTCCGATGGTCGGAATGGTGCAGTCGCTAAATGTATCGGTCTCGGTTGCAGTTTGTATATATGAAGCGATGAGGCAGAGAATAGGAGCGGGAATGTATGATAAATCGGCTTATACTGCGAAAGAACTTAAACAAAAATTAACAGACTACTTAAACAGATAA